A single Lactuca sativa cultivar Salinas chromosome 8, Lsat_Salinas_v11, whole genome shotgun sequence DNA region contains:
- the LOC111917562 gene encoding uncharacterized protein LOC111917562 gives MHCTNCNKKGHTAQFCKAPVQQNTQAANAGASQTCYGCGEAGHFKRNCPKARNPNTGGVGRVLAIGHEEAVAYPTLVTNTFLLNNTYACILFDSGAEKSFVSHQFKRLLKQKPHILKETFTVKMDNGKTENTNNIYIGCTLTINNHSFQIDLMPVTIKRFDVIIGMDWLCPHHAEILCHEKAVHLNLPSGETLFVYSDKPNSNFQIISCVKAQKYLRKEYHAFLANVVDKNQEAKNIKEISEVCNFPDVFPEDLPGVPLARHVEF, from the coding sequence ATGCATTGCACCAACTGTAACAAAAAGGGGCACACCGCTCAATTTTGTAAAGCTCCAGTCCAACAAAACACACAAGCTGCCAACGCAGGAGCAAGTCaaacctgctatggttgtggagaggCAGGACACttcaagcggaactgcccaaaggcaaGAAACCCCAACACTGGTGGAGTGGGCAGAGTTCTAGCGATAGGTCATGAGGAAGCAGTTGCATACCCAACTCTGGTCACCAatacgtttctcctcaacaatacatatgcatgcattcttttcgatagtGGCGCGGAGAAAAGCTTCGTGAGCCATCAATTTAAAcgcctacttaaacaaaaaccacataTACTAAAAGAGACATTCACCGTAAAAATGGATAATGGAAAAACAGAAAACACTAACAACATTTACATTGGGTGTACTCTTACCATAAACAATCACTCTTTCCAAATCGACCTGATGCCGGTCACCATAAAacgttttgatgtcatcattggcatggattggttgtgcccTCACCATGCCGAAATCCTATGTCACGAAAAGGCTGTTCACCTTAATCTGCCGAGTGGTGAAACTCTCTTCGTCTATAGCGACAAACCCAATTCAAACTTTCAGATCATTTCGTGTGTCAAGGCCCAAAAGTACCTCCGCAAGGAGTACCACGCCTTCCTAGCCAACGTCGTGGATAAGAATCAAGAAGCTAAAAACATAAAGGAAATTTCGGAGGTCTGTAATTTCCCTGATGTATTCCCGGAAGACCTTCCAGGAGTGCCCCTTGCTAGACATGTCGAATTCtga